Genomic window (Acropora muricata isolate sample 2 chromosome 11, ASM3666990v1, whole genome shotgun sequence):
TGTTTCAAGCAAGGAAACAATTGATGAAAGCAGACTAGGCATATGAAAGGTAAGAAACATTTCTCAGCATCATTCAGCGTGCCTGTTAAAGTGACTATTTTTTTACACTTTACACATAGCATTAACTATGCTttcaatatcattattattattaatttttgcaagAAGGCCTTGAAGCACCTTGTCACTGGATAAAGCTTGCTCACATCCATCCAACTCAGAACAATAGGAGCACTCCCTGATACTTTGTAAATACTGACAATTTGCACACTGAGACCTGACTttggaaaacaaattacatgCAGAACCGCTTAGGGCATGAAGCAACAATGGTGAGATTATCATGGCAACGAGTAGCAACACTTCAATTCACAATTGACCAATTTTGGACTTCTTCTGTTTCATTAAGTCATTTTTTAACCTTCTTCTCTAACTCTCCCTAGgcctttctttcttcttcctaGAATGATAACCACTCAGTGAATGTAGTCTTCATCGTTCCTGCCAAATCAATCCTCTAGTTTCAaatcataatattattgttcacCTTCAGCAACTCAAGAATCTGCACCcaagaaaaaattatttccaaagaGGCCATTGtgaactaaaataattattgggaTTCTTTAGACAACTCAGTCATAGTTTATAGTATGTTGTGGACTGCTACAGTATGTTGTGGACTGTATGTCTCCTTTGCTGATGTCCAGGTTTTACATCAATATTATTGTCCCATACTTCCTTCAATTGGTTGTTAGGCAACAAAACTGAAAGATTCATAGGGAATTTTTGTGCTATTTTGCTCAATGTCACACAAAGATTAcattgagggaaaaaaaaaactgggggttTATAGGAACTTAAATAAAAGTGTGTCAAATGcaaaatggaaataataataGTCATATTCAGAGCAACAGTCTacagttatttcctccattttatttgctttttagAGCAATTTACCTTCTTTGCTTGGCAGTACAACTTTTTCTGTTGTAGGCACATGATGAAGCTTGTTTTGATCAAAGTTAAGCACCTCTGAACGGTCAGGTCGTTTGTTAGCGGGTGGCATTCTGTCAGCAGTAAGATCTatgatataataaaaaataaataagatcTACCATGTACAAAAGATAGTGTTAACTCCAGAACCAGAACTTACCCTTCCTAGATGTCCCTCACAGCTCTGGCTAATCCTTTCAATGGACCATGTATTGAATAATTAACAAAGAATTAACCACATCAAGGAATGTTTACTCTTTGCTAAAGGTTATTTTACCCCGATCTTGTATCATAAACATTTGTAAAGGCTTCTCAAACTCCAGAGGAGGGCTTCTTCACAAGTTGATGAACATAATAATTaatcaatagtaataatattattacattgACCACTTGAACACAGAAGTTTACCCTGAGCTGAAGGCATAAAGTGTTTTtcttcagtttcaacatgtttCAAGCCACTTTTATTGAAGCTCTTCACTTCAGCCCTTGATTCAACAGCTTCCTCTTTTATTACTAAAAAAAAGAGACATGAAAAAACTTAAGGGATGAGTGATGAAAAAACAGTTGGTTTGACCGAAATGAGAGCTTAAAGCCAACCACTGAATGGTTGGCTCGATTGGTTGACCATTTGATTAGCATGTGGGAGGTTTTGGGATCTAATCCTGACCAGAccacactcagggtctttaatttaagctgaggagaaagtgctgcctttgtaatttcatcagcaaatgcCTAGACTCTCAAGTCCTCTAGAATAAGGCCTATATACGCAGaaggtcctgtctcacaacccCTGTTTGTAATTAACTCTGCGGAACATTACATTAAAGAACTTACACACTATTCACAAAAGAGTAGGGCAAAAAGAGTCAGGTAATCTCAGCCCTAACAAAGAACCTTGTAGGGATATGTGCAgcatatataaatacattaccatTAAATGGGTGCAAAATGTCAAGCTCATGTATCTGGTTCTTTGGCATACAATAAAGCTTCCAAGCCAGTAAAAAGAAAGGCAGTTTCAACTGACTATAATTCTTAATTTACAAAATGATAATAGGGGAAAAATTGAAAGTTAACTGCACCCTCTTTTGTGGGAAGAACATTTGATTCTTTTGTTTCCACATGTTTCAGTTTGGATGCATCAAAGCTTGCCACTTCAGAGACATCTGGCAGAGATTCTGGCCGCAGTTCCTCTTTCAGATCTGCAGAAACAAAATTTGCAAAGTTATCAAAACATCTTAGATTTTATTAGATTAAATGTTTCTTGCTGTTCCTGTTGGGTCTGATTTTCCCAAGATATACTATTCTTGTAAATACTGGATCATTTGTCCTGGAATCCCCAACACTTAAGAGCAGTTTTGGGAGGCTTTTGTATTGGTATATCAGGACAAGCATTATCCTTCATCCATCCTTCAGCATTCTCTTGCACTTACTGACTGAATTCAATTGAATGAACACCCTTCCTATGTCAAGGATACAACACGAAAGTGGTAATTTATTAAGTACATTTCcaaagaaaatttaatatgTTTAAATGCTCCTAGAATAAAAGGAAGTACAGTTAGTTTTTTGGGGTCCCCAGATTTGAAGATGGTTGAACAGCATGCTATAAATTCAATATTGATTTAACACAGAACCATACTGCATGCAGAATTAGTAACAGCCTCTCAAACTTCTCAAGTCCGCAACTTATTTCGCCATAAAAATCTTCTGATCGAGTCATAACCAATGAGACATTAAATAAGAGAAATAATGGAACCAATTTAACGCTGAAAAATTTAGTAAGTCTTTAACAAGCTGACACTGAATAAACCAAAGACTATAAATTATGCAATACAGCATTCCAAAAACTGCAGGCCTCTTGGATGAATGTGATTCTTCTGAATTAAATTTtaggtaaaataattattgttttacacTCATTCAATTTGGaacttattaaaaaaaaatttttttgagcCACACAAGTACTTAAAATTCATAGTCCAAAACAATCATATCTGAACTGAAATTTATTTCAACCAGCAACTACATATGCAATAAATTTCTCCCACTAGCTTTAAAGTGTCTGACATTGCAAGAAGCCTCATGAATGAAGCTGAAGTTCTCAGCTGATGACCATATATGGTTTTAAGAACATACtaaattattaatattcaaaCCATTTGTTTCCGTTGTGCACAACAATTACAGAAAGTTAACACAAATGAAATGTTACATGCCATCATTACAATCAAGTGCAAAAGTAACAAAGATGAGGGGAATGTTTGGGTGACATTATGCAAATAAATACAAATCAAGCTCTCTGGATATTGGACAATTTTCATATAATTATTGCAAGGTGTGAGCAATTTTGTAGAGACCCCACCTTTGAATTCTAAGAAAGCTTGATAACTGCTTGATTAACCTTGATAGCCAATTGCAAGATTGTTTGAGTTTTTTTGACTGTTTATTCCTATTTGTTGGAATATGCAGAACTTAGAATCTGGTGCACAGTTTCTTGACAAAAGCAAGTTGTGTGATTCAGAGTGTTGTAAAATCAGAGTGAAGAAGGATAACGAGCTTCGACGGCCGAACGTAATTTTCTCTtctctatcttttttttttgaggccTATAACTAAATGTTCAAATATTTTACGTACTCATGTACACGTATCAAATTACAGTTGGTTTCGGTCAACGTGTTCCCTCTTAAAAACTATCTACCCACGAAATTTCCCTCTAAACAAATACTCTCCTAATAcataattgaaacaaaacacgTCTTTGACAAGCATTCAAGGTTCGAAACACTAGCCCCTTTCCTTATTTTTACGTACACGAACGTCGCCAAAAAGTATTTATATGCGGAATGTGAATTAACTCGATATCGCAGATAAAACAGGAGCAATATTTTTTCAGCATATATTGACAAACGAGAAACCCTCATACGCTGCGTGTAAAGTTGAGTTGTGAAAGGCTGCACCTACCTTGAGGAGTTGGAAGATGgcttttttcttctgtttgcaCGTGTTTCAACAAATCCTTGTTGAAAACTTCCACACCAGAAAACGGAGCAGTGCGATGTTCGTCTTCGATTGCTTGAGGAATTAGCAGAAAATATGaataacaaaaacaagcttATTTTAACGGTGGATGGGGGTTTACTTCACTATAACcactttattttaaaaattaatagaaacTGAAATTAACGCCTGGTGATCAACAAACGAAACTTACTCTCCTTCGAAGGAAGAGGGTTTTTTTCATCCGTCTGTGTTTTCTTCAGCTTAGAGGGATCGAAATTCTTCACTTCAGATCGATCAGGAAACTCGTCTGGTTGATGCTCTTGTTTTAACgctgaaaaacaagaaaattttgaTCTCACAAAGCCACTCGATAGTTTATAACTAGAGTAGCAACAACATTAAGAGTTCGGAGCAAATAAGATATTAAACAGAGTATTCCAGTCAGAATCAAATAAGATATTAAACTGAGTATTCCAGTCAGACATGTACATCAGTTAATCCTTACTGTCTAAATTGGCCGCTATCAACCTTGTGGTTTTCAAGGTACTAGCTCGCTCGCGTCAAccttcatttaaaaaaatttgcaaGGCATAAAATTATATCAACGCGGTCAATAGCTAGCTCTACCATGGACCGAGGAAATTACTGGGACGTGTAATTTTGCGCAAGAATGTACTGGCAATAAATGAACGATTGCTTACTTTCATTTGAAGGAAGAGTATTCTTCTCTTGCGTCTTCACATGCTTTAGCTTGGAAGCATCAAATGCGGTAACCTCGTCCAGCTTTGGTTTATCTGCCATTTTCTCAGAAAGCAAAATCCTTTTCAAAACACGTAACTTTCCTCCTTGGCTCAAATGTTCCTTGCTCTGCAATGTTTGAATTTCTGAGGAGTCATGGCACCGCCCCCTTAAAATGTGGGCCCATGACCTTATAAGGCTTGCTGTAACAAAAATTTACATCGACGATTTCCTTGTGTaattttcacagaacaacttttgAAAGAGGAAATTCGCAACATTTTCTTCAGATAAAGAGGGTTCCCAACATAAAACACGAAATTTCAGTTATAACAATTCCACACAcagtatttattattttgtaacAAATAAAGGTATTTATGGATCATTTTAAAGTTTCCAAACTTCTCAGACTCAAAAATCAACATGACATCTGTTTATTTATAAACCATCAATATGATTCCTAGGTATACCAGTAATTATTAATAAAGTAGCTATAGCCAGCATCCACATCACAACAGAAACTCACTAATTTTACCCTCTTTCTTTAAAAATACTAGGTATTTTAATGGGGCAGAACAAAACACGTTATTACCTTACAAATATAACATTTTTTTCGATTACAAATAACCATAATGaaattttaaatctattttaaCAATATTGTATATTACCATAAGTCACTTTCATCCTGCTTGGAGAGACTTGACTTCACATTGACACCGGTACATCACTTTCAGAATTATACTTCTCTTCAACATGAGTGAATCTGGAAGTCTATATTTTTCATGGCTAATGAATGTCACTAAAGTTGATCCATAGATTGCTTAATGGCCTTTCGAAATACATTAAGATGATTTAATAATGCCATGACATGGCCAGTATTTATGTAATCCACTGTACAACCTGGCCAAATCTCAGATGGACTCATGACATTATCACGTGGGATATAAGCATCATGCTCTGCAATCACAAACCGTACTAAACTGCAATCAACTGGTTCAGGAAAATTCTTCAGATGAGTAGCTTCATCCATTACAAAATTCATGAAATCAATAGCACTAGATGGCAAGGAACTCCCTGGTCTGAAACTACTTAGAACTGATGGTAACTTGTTAAAAATAGTTCTTTTCAAACTACTGAAGGCATCTTCATGTTGAAAGTATAAAGTTTGAAAACCCTTTTCATCCAGGTTCTTTTTTTCACCTTTCAAAAAATGGTGTGAAGATGTATTGAGAAGATCACTCTCTATTAATTGTTCAAGTAGTGTTCCTTCGTCAAACCTGGTGAATGCAACACCATTGAGAGGAATGCaattcaataaattatttctgTAAACTTCATCCAAAAGTTGCTTCTCCAAAGTAGTCCATGAACAAGCCTTGCTCATCACTCCCTGTGATAAATAAAAGGAACTAAAAtaatgacaaaacaaaatttggaaaGGAACAATACTAATTAGTGTATGAGCAATTCCATCGACTACTTGCCTTATCAATGCTTGAAATAATATCATCTTATTCATGTATACAATAATTCCAGATTTGGTTATTAAGGTTTACGAGTGCTCTGCTTCTACATTGCTTATAGAAATGATGAGTTTCAAGATGTAGGTGATAAGGGTTCTGTTTTATAGACTCAGTTGTGTTGTGCCACTTaattttcacaataattattattgtttggcGTCAGTTTAGGTGatcgtatgcaaatttctgtcaaGTTTAAAAATTagctctttttttattttacgaTTGTTGTGTGTTTGATGGAAGAATATCCTTTAGTGATTTTTCCCTCTTGTAAGAACAATTGGTGGCTTGTTAAAGATCCCCACACTGAACAGCTAGTCCCTGGCCTTGGTTGCAAGATGGACATCAGTATCAATGgatggttttcacgttacgtcattgCCGCCATGTtggcagatgaaaacaaaagatttctaattagctccttttatTCGTCCACCAGCAGTTGTACATTGCAGTATTGTtctctgtgtccctagagattggttgcaaaccaccgaTTTGATAACTAACCAtacaaaagataaaaatcaatgtttgttttttattattaaaattgcCTACCTGTGTGAAAACGCTTGATGCAGTGCTCCATGATAAACATGGCACAACTGCTAGTTGTTCAGGCCAAGCAGTGCATGCTAGAGAAGCCATATGACCACCCATTGAAATACCGGTGATTCCCAAAGGGGAATACCCCTGCCGGTCACCCCATCGTAGCAGGACGAGAGACTCCAATATTAATGCTGCCCCCATGATGAACAAATCCACAACGAATCTAAGGCTTGATCGCACTTGGTTGCCTGGTTTTCTTACACCATAAAAAGGATTTTCTAGAAGAACCGAGGCAATGCCATATTCGTTTGCCAGTGGTTTCGCCATCATATTTCTCCTTCGCCAAAAATGATGGTCTCCTGTTCCGGCAAGATGGAGACACAGAGGCTTTCGTCCTTGCTCTCGCCATGTTTTTGGGACGATGACCTGAAAACAAgctttttcactttctttgGGCAACAAGCCGGGAAAAAATTTTGCTAATGGTGAAGTGAACTGTCCCTCAGCGATGTGACATGTGTCTGTCGTCCATGAATTGGTTAACTCAACAGGATAGTGCTCAGAAATTAGATCGTTACACCTAGATCTATCAGAAACAACTCTCCGAACCTCTAACAAACGCTCATAGACTTTTATATCACCCCATCCTTTGGAAAAGAACGAAGATAGAATTAAACTTCGATAAATTCGATCACATTTGTTTGCCAAAGTCATGACCGATAATAACGACAAATGCTTAATTAGTAACCAGGCCTCGGTGATATGGAACTCGGTAAACTATCGGATGCTTTCGGATACTCACGTTATGGTTCGTGAGCAAAGGAATGTTGTGGACCTCTTCGTAGCGGATGTGACCGTCAGAATCTTATCCTTCCGTCATATAATTCAGGTTAAATTTCTCAGCAGAAATCAGAGCAAGTGTTCAAAGATACGACAATGGACTGCTCTGTGAATTGGGTGGCAAGGTAAGGAATTGCAAGCAA
Coding sequences:
- the LOC136890274 gene encoding protein ABHD18-like, producing the protein MTLANKCDRIYRSLILSSFFSKGWGDIKVYERLLEVRRVVSDRSRCNDLISEHYPVELTNSWTTDTCHIAEGQFTSPLAKFFPGLLPKESEKACFQVIVPKTWREQGRKPLCLHLAGTGDHHFWRRRNMMAKPLANEYGIASVLLENPFYGVRKPGNQVRSSLRFVVDLFIMGAALILESLVLLRWGDRQGYSPLGITGISMGGHMASLACTAWPEQLAVVPCLSWSTASSVFTQGVMSKACSWTTLEKQLLDEVYRNNLLNCIPLNGVAFTRFDEGTLLEQLIESDLLNTSSHHFLKGEKKNLDEKGFQTLYFQHEDAFSSLKRTIFNKLPSVLSSFRPGSSLPSSAIDFMNFVMDEATHLKNFPEPVDCSLVRFVIAEHDAYIPRDNVMSPSEIWPGCTVDYINTGHVMALLNHLNVFRKAIKQSMDQL